A genomic segment from Treponema sp. Marseille-Q3903 encodes:
- a CDS encoding PrsW family glutamic-type intramembrane protease — MICGLLLFKLTFKMKLSHGLISCLLGLIVVLPISFIEYFLPSLPQSMFSPVVYTLIKSILIYGFAEELLKMSSLFALPHKNYTVFQFLMISFLMGLSLGCFETAVYFFDHMQLANTKGAQLLYSQISLRIATSDIIHTCCAGLSGLFVLTCRKDSGLNQKISHKFSYFIIAVLLHGIYDFFAGFSTGLKWFSLAVVLMAVVECRLKYISLTSVEEQ, encoded by the coding sequence ATGATTTGCGGACTTTTGCTTTTTAAGCTTACATTCAAAATGAAGCTTTCACACGGACTTATCTCATGCCTACTCGGTCTTATAGTCGTGCTTCCCATCTCTTTTATTGAATATTTTTTGCCGAGCCTTCCGCAAAGCATGTTCTCTCCTGTCGTATATACGTTGATTAAGTCGATTTTAATATATGGATTTGCTGAAGAACTTTTAAAAATGTCTTCGTTATTTGCGCTTCCACATAAAAATTACACCGTTTTCCAATTTCTTATGATTTCGTTTTTAATGGGACTTTCTTTAGGCTGCTTTGAAACTGCCGTATATTTTTTTGACCACATGCAGCTTGCAAATACAAAAGGGGCTCAGCTACTTTACAGTCAAATTAGCTTGCGAATAGCGACATCTGATATAATTCACACATGTTGTGCCGGTTTAAGCGGATTGTTTGTGTTGACGTGCAGAAAGGATTCTGGATTAAATCAAAAAATCTCACATAAATTTTCATATTTTATAATAGCGGTGCTTTTACACGGTATTTACGATTTCTTTGCAGGTTTTTCAACAGGATTAAAATGGTTTTCACTCGCAGTTGTACTTATGGCTGTTGTAGAGTGCCGACTCAAATATATCTCGCTGACAAGTGTTGAAGAACAGTAA
- the ppdK gene encoding pyruvate, phosphate dikinase — protein MAKTKYVYFFGNGDAEGDESMRSILGGKGANLAQMAKKPLSLPVPPGFTISIDVCQEYYKLGRKYPAGLDKEVAEYLAKLEKSFGKKLGDESDPLLVSVRSGAAESMPGMMDTVLNLGLNDKSVIGLATKTNNERFAWDAYRRFIQMFGNVAMGVDHDKFEEIIDEVKAVRGIKEDTDLSVDELKTIVSKYKEMYKKEKGEEFPQNPQEQMWDAISAVFGSWMNPRAITYRKLNNIDENVIKGTAVTVMAMVFGNMGETSGTGVGFSRDPSTGENHFMAEYLINAQGEDVVAGIRTPMDISALEKQQPKIFKEISTIRDRLEKHYHDMQDMEFTVQEGKLFMLQCRSGKRTGPAAVKMAVDMVAEKMITKEEALLRVKPDQLDQLLHPQFDTKALKAAKPLAEALNASPGAGCGQIVFTAEEAVEWDKEGKKVILVRKETSPDDIAGMYVAQGILTSTGGRTSHAAVVARGMGTPCVCGCAAVVFNAKDKVTIGGKEFKKGDFISIDGSTGRVFGDVIPVTPAAVSGDLETYLSWADEVREKSVRTTPSGKKVNGFEVKANAEQNEAPQAFRFGAAGIGLCRTEHMFFEEPKLTSFQKMIISETTEERKKNLKEILPLQEKDFYGIIKTMEGRDVTIRLLDPPLNEFIQAETPELAAALAKKLGVSIELINKKYAELNEHNPMLGHRGCRLAITYPEIYETQVEAIARATAKVEKEGLKHDVRIMIPNVTTFAELKQIREQAEAVIAKVNEELGTKLKFQIGSMIEFPRAAATADKIAEYADFFSFGTNDLTQTTFGFSRDDYSKFIDSYLDQKILLQDPFKTLDEDGVGVMIALAEEKGRSVKSDLHLGICGEHGGDPASIELCYKLGLNYVSCSPFRVPAARLAGAQAVIKAKK, from the coding sequence ATGGCTAAAACAAAGTATGTTTACTTTTTTGGTAACGGTGACGCAGAAGGTGATGAATCGATGCGTTCTATCCTTGGTGGAAAAGGTGCTAACCTTGCCCAGATGGCAAAAAAACCTTTAAGTCTTCCAGTTCCACCTGGATTTACAATTTCTATTGACGTATGTCAGGAATATTACAAACTCGGACGAAAATATCCGGCAGGGCTCGACAAAGAAGTTGCTGAATACCTCGCAAAACTCGAAAAATCATTCGGAAAAAAACTTGGCGATGAATCAGATCCGCTTCTTGTTTCTGTTCGCTCTGGAGCTGCAGAATCTATGCCGGGTATGATGGACACAGTCCTTAACCTCGGTTTGAACGATAAGTCAGTTATTGGTCTTGCTACAAAGACAAACAACGAACGATTTGCATGGGATGCTTACCGCCGCTTCATTCAAATGTTCGGAAACGTTGCAATGGGTGTAGATCACGATAAATTTGAAGAGATTATCGACGAAGTAAAAGCTGTTCGCGGAATAAAAGAAGACACAGATCTTTCTGTAGATGAACTTAAAACAATCGTTTCTAAGTACAAGGAAATGTACAAGAAAGAAAAGGGAGAAGAATTCCCTCAGAATCCACAGGAACAGATGTGGGATGCCATCAGTGCTGTATTCGGTTCTTGGATGAATCCGCGAGCTATCACATATCGTAAGCTCAACAATATAGATGAAAATGTTATCAAAGGAACTGCCGTAACAGTTATGGCAATGGTATTCGGTAACATGGGAGAAACATCTGGAACAGGTGTAGGATTCTCTCGCGACCCATCTACCGGTGAAAATCATTTCATGGCAGAATACCTTATCAATGCTCAGGGAGAAGACGTTGTTGCAGGAATTCGTACACCAATGGATATCTCTGCTCTTGAAAAACAGCAGCCGAAAATATTCAAAGAAATTTCTACAATCCGTGACCGTCTAGAAAAGCACTACCACGATATGCAGGATATGGAATTCACTGTACAGGAAGGAAAACTCTTCATGCTCCAGTGCCGAAGCGGAAAACGTACAGGTCCTGCTGCTGTAAAAATGGCAGTAGATATGGTTGCAGAAAAGATGATAACAAAGGAAGAAGCTCTTCTCCGTGTAAAACCAGACCAGTTAGATCAGTTGCTTCATCCACAGTTTGACACAAAAGCTTTGAAAGCTGCAAAACCGTTGGCTGAAGCTTTGAACGCTTCTCCGGGAGCCGGATGCGGACAGATTGTATTCACTGCAGAAGAAGCTGTTGAATGGGACAAAGAAGGAAAGAAAGTTATCCTCGTTCGTAAAGAAACTTCTCCCGATGATATTGCAGGTATGTATGTAGCTCAGGGAATCTTGACTTCTACAGGTGGAAGAACTTCTCACGCGGCTGTAGTTGCTCGCGGTATGGGAACTCCTTGTGTTTGTGGTTGTGCTGCTGTCGTATTCAATGCAAAAGACAAAGTTACAATCGGTGGAAAAGAATTTAAAAAAGGAGATTTCATCTCTATCGACGGTTCAACAGGTCGTGTTTTTGGTGATGTAATTCCTGTAACACCTGCCGCTGTATCTGGAGACCTTGAAACATATCTTTCTTGGGCAGACGAAGTTCGTGAAAAATCTGTACGCACAACTCCATCAGGAAAGAAAGTTAATGGATTTGAAGTAAAAGCTAACGCTGAACAGAACGAAGCTCCACAGGCATTCCGTTTTGGTGCAGCAGGAATTGGTTTGTGCCGAACAGAACACATGTTCTTTGAAGAGCCAAAACTCACTTCATTCCAGAAGATGATTATTTCAGAAACAACAGAAGAGCGCAAAAAAAATCTTAAGGAAATCTTGCCGCTTCAGGAAAAAGACTTCTACGGAATCATCAAGACAATGGAAGGCCGTGATGTTACAATCCGTCTTCTTGACCCACCTCTTAACGAATTCATTCAGGCAGAAACTCCTGAACTTGCAGCAGCTCTTGCAAAAAAACTTGGTGTATCAATTGAATTGATAAATAAAAAATATGCTGAACTCAACGAACACAACCCAATGCTCGGTCATCGTGGATGTCGTCTCGCTATCACATATCCTGAAATCTATGAAACACAGGTTGAAGCAATTGCCCGCGCAACAGCAAAAGTTGAAAAAGAAGGACTCAAACACGATGTTCGCATCATGATTCCTAACGTAACAACATTTGCAGAATTGAAACAGATTCGTGAACAGGCAGAAGCTGTTATTGCAAAGGTAAATGAAGAACTTGGAACAAAACTTAAGTTCCAGATTGGTTCTATGATTGAATTCCCTCGCGCTGCTGCAACTGCAGATAAGATTGCTGAATATGCTGATTTCTTCTCATTCGGTACAAACGATTTGACACAGACAACATTCGGATTCAGCCGTGATGACTACTCTAAGTTCATCGACTCTTACCTTGACCAGAAAATTCTTCTTCAAGATCCATTCAAAACATTGGATGAAGATGGTGTCGGTGTGATGATTGCTCTGGCAGAAGAAAAGGGACGTTCTGTAAAATCAGATCTTCACTTGGGAATTTGTGGAGAACATGGTGGAGACCCTGCTTCTATCGAATTGTGCTATAAGCTCGGATTGAACTATGTATCTTGTTCTCCTTTCCGAGTTCCGGCTGCTCGCCTTGCAGGAGCACAGGCTGTTATCAAAGCTAAGAAATAG
- the rbr gene encoding rubrerythrin: MDLKGTQTEKNLQTAFAGESQARNKYTFFASKARKDGYEQIAAIFEETANNEKEHAKMWYKLLNNGIGSTAENLKAAAEGENYEWTDMYEGFAKTAREEGFEYIAKMFDGVAAIEKHHEERYRKLLKNIEDKVVFSKDGDAIWQCRNCGHIVVGKEAPSVCPVCAHPQAFFQIEAQNY; encoded by the coding sequence ATGGATTTAAAAGGCACACAAACGGAAAAAAACTTGCAGACTGCATTTGCAGGAGAATCTCAGGCTCGCAACAAGTACACTTTCTTTGCAAGTAAAGCTCGCAAAGATGGTTACGAACAGATTGCTGCGATTTTTGAAGAAACGGCAAACAATGAAAAAGAACATGCAAAAATGTGGTACAAGCTTTTGAACAATGGTATCGGTTCAACTGCGGAAAATCTTAAAGCTGCTGCTGAAGGCGAGAACTATGAATGGACAGATATGTATGAAGGCTTTGCTAAGACAGCGCGCGAAGAAGGTTTTGAATACATTGCAAAGATGTTCGATGGTGTTGCGGCAATTGAAAAACATCACGAAGAACGTTACCGCAAACTATTAAAAAACATAGAAGACAAAGTTGTCTTCTCTAAGGATGGAGATGCAATCTGGCAATGCCGCAATTGTGGTCACATTGTTGTGGGAAAAGAAGCTCCTTCTGTTTGTCCAGTTTGTGCCCATCCTCAGGCATTTTTCCAAATTGAAGCACAAAACTACTAA
- a CDS encoding shikimate kinase, translating into MSQIHNNSIVLMGCKHCGKSTQGRIIAQKLGCKFFDTDDVIKRFSGIDVRDYYKQNGASVFMQLEEKVCKKIIDKNKGQQIVISTGGGVCENPPALSILRECETFVFLRLDIKYSVERIMRNVVQIAPYQFKNVPAYVLEKEPETIKDVSDILFQKYEQRYNLYQVIADEVVDIINAPIEENSKLIFEALGIN; encoded by the coding sequence GTGTCTCAGATTCATAATAATTCAATTGTCCTGATGGGCTGTAAACATTGTGGTAAATCTACTCAAGGGCGCATTATTGCCCAAAAGCTTGGCTGCAAATTTTTTGATACAGATGATGTGATAAAAAGATTTTCAGGGATAGATGTCAGGGATTATTACAAACAAAACGGAGCTTCTGTGTTTATGCAGCTTGAAGAAAAAGTTTGTAAAAAAATCATTGATAAAAATAAAGGTCAGCAAATTGTAATATCTACCGGCGGAGGGGTTTGCGAAAATCCTCCGGCACTAAGCATTTTACGTGAGTGTGAGACTTTTGTTTTTCTTCGCCTTGATATTAAATATTCTGTTGAAAGAATCATGCGCAATGTTGTGCAGATAGCGCCGTATCAGTTTAAAAATGTTCCGGCTTATGTGCTAGAAAAAGAGCCGGAAACGATAAAAGATGTCTCTGATATTTTATTTCAAAAATATGAACAGCGTTATAACTTGTATCAAGTTATCGCAGATGAAGTCGTAGATATAATAAATGCCCCAATAGAAGAAAATTCAAAGCTTATTTTTGAAGCACTTGGAATAAATTAA
- the cls gene encoding cardiolipin synthase, with protein sequence MKHKTTKKSKEVDLNYLIIKDRHGKDLLRKGVYSRVVITFLMILIQILIFLFFIIKVQPHIELYFGTSVLFSSLFFVYLSNCRGKNEFKIAWLVPVVFFPIFGILAYIFFHINGGHYLTRKRLLHLKEALKPFSLPEEQIEPICKNYPEITGLLKYLFRGGFAPHINTEVKYFCSGEELYPDLFESIKKAKKFIFIEFFIIEVDETWALLLELLEQKVHEGVEVRVMYDGIGSPMASSRKYQKYLKNFGINSHIFQPLVPFISTPQNNRDHRKIVVIDGDVAYTGGINISNEYFNKGHCRFGYWKDNAICIQGSAIKNLTEMFLQTWNLQTYAEDDYAKYLLQPSPKKNARGVVIPYADDAFNDQDIAEDVYNYIISTAKKYVHITTPYIVIDNQLMNAFIFAARRGVEISVIVPSVPDHYLTFCIGKTYLKTLVENGIHVYLYKKGFIHQKTFISDDCLATVGSINLDYRSLYHHFECGTVMYDCPVIEQIESDFQKTLADCEEMKIEDYKKIPSHTRFLGRSLRVFAPLL encoded by the coding sequence TTGAAGCACAAAACTACTAAAAAATCTAAAGAAGTTGATTTAAATTACCTGATTATAAAAGACCGACACGGTAAAGATCTTTTACGCAAAGGTGTTTATAGTCGGGTAGTTATCACATTTCTGATGATTCTTATTCAGATTTTAATATTTCTTTTTTTTATCATAAAAGTACAGCCACACATAGAACTATATTTTGGAACTTCTGTTCTCTTTTCTTCTCTGTTTTTTGTTTATTTGTCGAACTGTAGAGGGAAAAATGAATTTAAAATAGCATGGCTTGTTCCTGTTGTTTTTTTTCCTATATTTGGAATCCTTGCATACATTTTTTTTCACATAAATGGGGGACATTATCTTACCAGAAAGCGCCTTCTGCATCTTAAAGAAGCGTTAAAACCGTTTTCGTTGCCGGAAGAGCAAATAGAGCCAATCTGTAAAAATTATCCGGAAATAACAGGTTTGCTCAAATATCTTTTTCGAGGTGGATTTGCACCTCACATCAATACTGAAGTAAAGTATTTTTGCAGCGGAGAAGAATTGTATCCGGATTTATTTGAATCTATAAAAAAAGCTAAGAAATTTATATTTATCGAATTTTTTATAATCGAAGTTGATGAAACTTGGGCGCTTTTGCTTGAGCTTCTCGAACAAAAAGTACACGAAGGCGTTGAAGTTCGCGTAATGTATGACGGGATTGGCTCTCCGATGGCATCATCAAGAAAATATCAAAAATATCTTAAAAACTTTGGAATAAATTCGCACATTTTTCAACCATTAGTCCCGTTTATCTCAACCCCACAGAACAACCGTGATCATCGTAAAATTGTTGTGATAGACGGGGATGTTGCATATACTGGCGGAATCAATATCTCAAACGAATATTTTAATAAAGGGCATTGCCGTTTTGGGTACTGGAAAGATAATGCAATCTGCATTCAAGGCTCTGCAATAAAAAACCTTACAGAGATGTTTTTACAGACTTGGAATCTTCAAACTTACGCAGAAGATGATTATGCTAAATATCTCTTGCAACCTTCCCCTAAAAAAAACGCACGAGGAGTTGTGATTCCATACGCAGACGACGCCTTTAATGACCAAGATATTGCGGAAGATGTCTATAATTACATCATTTCCACTGCAAAAAAATATGTCCACATCACAACTCCATATATCGTCATAGATAATCAGCTGATGAATGCCTTTATTTTTGCTGCGCGGCGAGGTGTTGAAATAAGCGTAATTGTTCCGTCAGTTCCTGATCATTATCTCACGTTTTGTATCGGTAAAACGTATTTGAAAACTCTCGTCGAAAACGGAATTCATGTTTATCTTTATAAAAAAGGATTTATTCATCAAAAGACTTTTATAAGTGATGATTGCCTTGCAACTGTCGGCTCTATCAATCTTGACTACAGAAGTTTGTATCATCATTTTGAATGCGGAACTGTTATGTATGACTGCCCGGTGATTGAACAGATTGAAAGCGATTTTCAAAAAACTCTTGCAGATTGTGAAGAAATGAAAATTGAAGATTATAAAAAAATACCTTCCCATACTAGATTTCTGGGAAGGTCTTTAAGGGTCTTTGCCCCTTTGCTGTAA
- a CDS encoding NifU family protein, protein MADQNLLDTVKEALEMFRPQLQADGGDMEFVCIDDENRVHLNLTGACGSCPMALMTLKMGIERYLKDACPEVSEVVQDNAKNYDDMEF, encoded by the coding sequence ATGGCAGACCAAAATTTATTGGATACGGTAAAAGAGGCTCTCGAAATGTTTAGACCTCAGCTTCAAGCTGATGGCGGCGATATGGAATTTGTATGCATTGACGACGAAAACAGAGTGCATTTGAATCTGACAGGTGCTTGCGGAAGCTGTCCTATGGCACTTATGACGCTAAAAATGGGAATAGAGAGATACCTCAAGGATGCCTGCCCTGAAGTTTCGGAAGTTGTTCAAGATAATGCAAAAAACTATGACGACATGGAGTTTTAA
- a CDS encoding flagellar assembly lytic transglycosylase, with protein MVTKNKVQLFFLLFLIITSTVGCSEKSKSQKLFGVDADYFVGLQKLAEGKEKEARTKLNRCIKKGSFYCAKKSAQLLCTFGNVQEKNEAAVNLISKYKDDESLLIAAKQFESSDEISKLIECTSNIDFKTAKNELIYLRLNAMKKRGDSNYQNEVYDWFTSCPISKEHYQFYKDIYEHPDFAKIQIDEKQSESDSEKPSYTPRQFVLNFRIEVFKRNYIYAYNNTKKILQYFDDGNLPANTQLCSDIGKAYLYGSTDFAKNASYFSKLAEQYKRTDKEFYFWFYAGRLFSKASDSYSKVAKCFEAAIQSAQSTEQKDNAIWYLLKSAQDFSLNTLLDSIQTHSKLWNDPEYFEDLFESLVTTLLSSGQGNSFGSIYKIIDGYASDETVARFAYLYARLSQEGYADAKEQEIKEAFRRACRSGSAIYYRQLAAYQLGLKDTELYNVLSAPVKNSSVQFSKQLKEPLAQSDTKAKDFEKLIKGYAYFGFPEKIYETFVSNKNEQLPLDSYFYLADFLSKCSNKSECTEKFYTQALRISAEGQRKASENMSNAQMRLLFPENYKEYVEKYCQQFNVNDKIMYALIRSESFFDPSVKSSAGAIGLTQLMEVTGSDISKRFKMQNYSLTDPETNIKFGTYYLSTLVSRCDNSYLLGFLSYNAGITRVRKWQKSSLVEFGKRSEMPLDLFLETVPFAETREYGRKLISATVMYDWLDNPENFESTVSALLK; from the coding sequence TTGGTAACCAAAAATAAAGTACAACTCTTTTTTTTGCTTTTTTTGATAATAACTTCAACTGTCGGATGTTCTGAAAAAAGTAAAAGTCAAAAACTTTTCGGCGTTGATGCGGACTACTTTGTAGGACTGCAAAAACTCGCCGAAGGCAAAGAAAAAGAAGCTCGTACAAAATTAAACAGATGCATAAAAAAAGGCTCGTTTTACTGTGCAAAAAAAAGCGCTCAGCTTTTATGTACGTTCGGCAACGTGCAGGAAAAAAATGAAGCCGCCGTAAATCTGATTTCAAAATACAAAGATGATGAATCTCTCTTGATCGCAGCAAAACAGTTTGAGTCTTCAGATGAAATCTCAAAACTTATTGAATGTACCTCAAACATTGATTTTAAAACTGCAAAAAACGAATTGATTTATCTTAGGCTCAACGCAATGAAAAAACGCGGAGATTCAAACTACCAAAACGAAGTTTACGATTGGTTTACATCATGTCCGATTTCTAAGGAGCATTATCAATTTTACAAAGATATTTATGAACATCCTGATTTCGCGAAAATTCAAATTGATGAAAAACAATCTGAATCGGATTCGGAAAAACCTTCTTACACGCCCCGTCAATTTGTTTTAAATTTCAGAATTGAGGTTTTTAAACGAAATTACATATACGCTTACAACAACACAAAAAAAATTCTTCAATATTTTGATGATGGAAACCTCCCTGCAAACACACAACTTTGTTCGGATATCGGAAAGGCATATCTTTACGGTAGCACAGACTTTGCAAAAAATGCATCATATTTTTCGAAATTGGCGGAGCAATACAAAAGAACTGACAAAGAATTTTATTTTTGGTTTTATGCAGGCAGGCTTTTCAGCAAAGCGAGCGATTCTTACTCAAAAGTTGCAAAATGTTTTGAAGCAGCAATTCAGTCGGCTCAATCTACTGAACAAAAAGATAACGCAATTTGGTATCTTTTAAAATCTGCGCAAGATTTTTCTCTAAACACATTGTTAGATTCTATCCAAACGCATTCAAAACTGTGGAACGACCCTGAATATTTTGAAGATTTATTTGAATCGCTTGTGACAACGCTCCTTTCTTCCGGTCAGGGAAACTCCTTTGGCTCAATTTACAAAATTATCGACGGTTATGCTTCAGACGAAACTGTCGCTCGTTTTGCTTATCTTTATGCAAGGCTTTCTCAGGAAGGTTATGCAGACGCAAAAGAACAGGAAATAAAAGAAGCATTCCGCCGCGCATGCCGTTCGGGAAGTGCAATTTATTATCGCCAACTTGCAGCGTATCAACTTGGGTTAAAAGATACAGAACTTTACAACGTTTTGAGCGCTCCTGTAAAAAACTCATCTGTACAATTCAGCAAACAGCTCAAGGAGCCTCTCGCACAATCTGATACAAAAGCGAAAGATTTTGAAAAATTGATAAAAGGTTACGCATATTTTGGATTCCCTGAAAAAATTTATGAAACTTTTGTCTCTAATAAAAACGAGCAACTTCCTTTAGATTCATATTTTTACCTTGCAGATTTTCTTTCAAAATGCTCAAACAAATCTGAATGTACTGAGAAATTTTACACACAAGCACTTCGTATATCAGCAGAAGGACAGCGAAAAGCTTCTGAAAACATGTCAAATGCCCAAATGAGATTGCTCTTTCCGGAAAACTACAAAGAATATGTTGAAAAATACTGCCAACAGTTCAACGTCAACGATAAAATAATGTATGCATTGATAAGAAGTGAAAGTTTTTTTGACCCCTCTGTTAAAAGCTCTGCCGGAGCAATCGGACTTACACAGCTCATGGAAGTGACAGGCAGCGACATATCAAAAAGATTTAAAATGCAAAATTATTCTCTCACAGATCCCGAAACAAACATCAAATTCGGAACGTATTATCTTTCCACCTTAGTCAGCCGTTGCGACAATTCTTATCTGCTCGGTTTTTTATCTTACAACGCAGGAATTACGCGCGTCAGAAAGTGGCAAAAAAGCTCTCTCGTTGAATTCGGAAAGCGAAGTGAAATGCCCCTAGATTTGTTTTTAGAAACAGTTCCATTCGCTGAAACTCGAGAATACGGCAGAAAGCTGATATCTGCGACCGTTATGTACGACTGGCTCGACAACCCTGAAAATTTTGAAAGTACAGTATCCGCATTGCTGAAATAA
- a CDS encoding LysM peptidoglycan-binding domain-containing protein, with protein sequence MKTIGIKLADGSFYPVLEDNTASEKSLTLTTAHNNQTKVMVDLYRSPTCSMEDAEYVDSLQIENLNAHPNGVANISFTISLDENNQLSARIIDQETGNQSNTTISLVSRTLEERLVTDQYDISDKEDKKIKGFAAAGGLLAAAEALSSQKNKNEENDIDIKTEMEEPVFEEASVDIPVKTETEQGSNDISEEQTDESVDLLIDETQPIVDIDSEDISDFEIPDENDTIEKQTEQDSVEKTSDDTQISEIPDDVFGENKTEETSEDLSDFNFDDLDLPESESEKTEESVDITMDEPEKEDSEKTIDSTEETEFEMPEQTQESLDDSLDSSLDFSEDATLEMPTDKEDFFDSATEETADKTAEFDDDLSKPSDDFSFDDIPSESEDNIFDMEDKNMEKTNKTPEHNGIDFDGLYDSRTVYPEKENNTDEDIKKKTKAPVIICIVCAIICLIATALILFIIPSKYNLLSTKTKSEQNRIEQTLPAPIVEQPKAEEPATNQIPEQVPEAKEDEIVVVEKAENVVPSQPPAAESKPKNITYKIKWGDTLWDIANTYYKNPWRYKHIARFNGIKNPDYIISGTFIIIPAE encoded by the coding sequence ATGAAAACTATTGGTATTAAACTTGCTGACGGATCTTTTTATCCGGTTTTGGAAGATAACACTGCGTCTGAAAAATCGCTCACGCTTACAACAGCCCACAACAACCAGACAAAGGTGATGGTTGATCTTTACCGTTCCCCTACTTGCTCTATGGAAGATGCAGAATATGTTGACTCTCTTCAAATTGAAAACTTGAACGCACATCCGAATGGGGTCGCTAATATATCATTTACAATTTCCCTTGATGAAAATAACCAACTTTCAGCGAGAATTATTGATCAAGAAACAGGAAATCAGAGCAACACAACTATTTCTCTTGTCTCTAGAACTTTAGAAGAAAGGCTCGTAACCGATCAATATGATATTTCAGACAAAGAAGATAAAAAAATAAAAGGATTTGCTGCTGCCGGAGGGTTGTTAGCAGCGGCAGAAGCTTTGAGCTCTCAAAAAAATAAAAACGAAGAAAATGACATCGATATCAAGACGGAAATGGAAGAGCCTGTCTTTGAAGAAGCCTCTGTTGACATCCCTGTTAAAACAGAAACAGAACAGGGTTCAAATGACATATCTGAAGAACAAACAGATGAATCTGTTGACCTCTTAATCGATGAAACGCAACCGATTGTAGACATCGATTCAGAAGACATTTCGGATTTCGAAATTCCCGACGAAAATGACACAATCGAAAAACAGACTGAACAAGATTCTGTTGAAAAAACATCAGACGATACTCAAATTTCAGAAATCCCTGATGATGTTTTTGGCGAAAATAAAACAGAAGAAACTTCGGAAGATTTGTCGGATTTCAACTTTGATGACCTTGATCTTCCTGAGTCTGAATCGGAAAAAACAGAAGAATCTGTAGACATCACAATGGACGAACCGGAAAAAGAAGACTCAGAAAAAACGATTGATTCGACAGAAGAGACTGAATTTGAAATGCCGGAACAGACACAAGAGTCTTTGGACGATTCTTTGGACTCTTCATTGGATTTTTCAGAAGATGCAACTCTTGAAATGCCCACAGATAAAGAAGACTTTTTCGATTCAGCAACAGAAGAAACAGCTGACAAAACAGCGGAATTCGATGACGATTTATCTAAACCCTCCGATGATTTTTCTTTTGACGACATTCCGTCCGAATCGGAAGATAACATTTTTGACATGGAAGATAAAAATATGGAAAAGACAAACAAAACTCCGGAACACAACGGTATTGATTTTGATGGACTTTACGACAGTCGCACCGTTTATCCTGAAAAAGAAAACAACACCGATGAAGACATCAAGAAAAAAACAAAAGCTCCTGTCATCATCTGTATAGTCTGTGCGATTATCTGTCTTATCGCTACAGCGCTTATTTTGTTCATAATCCCTTCAAAATATAATTTGCTTTCAACAAAAACAAAATCTGAACAAAATCGCATAGAACAGACTCTTCCGGCTCCAATTGTAGAACAACCGAAAGCAGAAGAGCCTGCAACAAATCAAATACCAGAACAAGTCCCTGAAGCAAAAGAAGACGAAATTGTCGTGGTTGAAAAAGCTGAAAACGTAGTTCCTTCTCAGCCACCTGCAGCAGAATCTAAACCGAAGAATATCACTTACAAAATCAAGTGGGGCGACACTCTCTGGGATATCGCAAACACTTATTACAAAAATCCATGGCGCTACAAACACATTGCTCGCTTCAACGGAATTAAAAATCCTGATTATATAATTTCGGGAACGTTTATCATAATTCCGGCAGAGTAA
- a CDS encoding peptidylprolyl isomerase — protein sequence MKISKDKWVAIHYTLTDEDGSIIDSSAGGEPLGYVHGNGYLIPGLERELESKTVGDKFIAVIKPEDGYGEFDPNLIIDVDRSQFDFAGELQLGMQFQVGTPKGLSIVKIKEINGDKIKIDGNHELAGKTLHFDIEVVEVRDATEDELLPKGCSCGDGCSGGCGSGDCSCTNCGES from the coding sequence ATGAAAATTTCAAAAGATAAATGGGTTGCGATTCACTACACTCTGACAGATGAGGACGGCAGTATTATAGACTCTTCTGCCGGAGGAGAACCTCTCGGATATGTACACGGGAACGGTTATTTAATTCCCGGACTTGAAAGAGAACTAGAATCAAAAACTGTCGGAGATAAATTTATCGCAGTGATAAAACCGGAAGATGGATACGGAGAATTTGATCCAAACCTGATAATCGACGTAGACAGAAGCCAGTTTGATTTTGCAGGAGAATTGCAGCTCGGAATGCAGTTTCAAGTTGGAACCCCAAAAGGTCTCTCTATCGTAAAAATAAAAGAAATCAACGGCGATAAAATTAAAATTGACGGAAATCATGAGTTAGCAGGAAAAACGCTTCATTTTGACATTGAGGTTGTAGAAGTTCGTGATGCTACAGAAGACGAATTGCTTCCAAAAGGCTGTAGTTGTGGAGACGGATGCTCAGGTGGGTGTGGAAGCGGAGATTGTAGCTGCACAAACTGTGGTGAAAGTTAA